A window of the Macaca nemestrina isolate mMacNem1 chromosome X, mMacNem.hap1, whole genome shotgun sequence genome harbors these coding sequences:
- the LOC105493792 gene encoding lysine-specific demethylase 5C isoform X1 — MEPGSDDFLPPPECPVFEPSWAEFRDPLGYIAKIRPIAEKSGICKIRPPADWQPPFAVEVDNFRFTPRIQRLNELEAQTRVKLNYLDQIAKFWEIQGSSLKIPNVERRILDLYSLSKIVVEEGGYEAICKDRRWARVAQRLNYPPGKNIGSLLRSHYERIVYPYEMYQSGANLVQCNTRPFDNEEKDKEYKPHSIPLRQSVQPSKFNSYGRRAKRLQPDPEPTEEDIEKNPELKKLQIYGAGPKMMGLGLMAKDKTLRKKDKEGPECPPTVVVKEELGGDVKVESTSPKTFLESKEELSHSPEPCTKMTMRLRRNHSNAQFIESYVCRMCSRGDEDDKLLLCDGCDDNYHIFCLLPPLPEIPKGVWRCPKCVMAECKRPPEAFGFEQATREYTLQSFGEMADSFKADYFNMPVHMVPTELVEKEFWRLVNSIEEDVTVEYGADIHSKEFGSGFPVSDSKRHLTPEEEEYATSGWNLNVMPVLEQSVLCHINADISGMKVPWLYVGMVFSAFCWHIEDHWSYSINYLHWGEPKTWYGVPSLAAEHLEEVMKKLTPELFDSQPDLLHQLVTLMNPNTLMSHGVPVVRTNQCAGEFVITFPRAYHSGFNQGYNFAEAVNFCTADWLPAGRQCIEHYRRLRRYCVFSHEELICKMAACPEKLDLNLAAAVHKEMFIMVQEERRLRKALLEKGITEAEREAFELLPDDERQCIKCKTTCFLSALACYDCPDGLVCLSHINDLCKCSSSRQYLRYRYTLDELPAMLHKLKVRAESFDTWANKVRVALEVEDGRKRSLEELRALESEARERRFPNSELLQQLKNCLSEAEACVSRALGLVSGQEAGPHRVAGLQMTLAELRAFLDQMNNLPCAMHQIGDVKGILEQVEAFQAEAREALASLPSSPGLLQSLLERGRQLGVEVPEAQQLQRQVEQARWLDEVKRTLAPSARRGTLAVMRGLLVAGASVAPSPAVDKAQAELQELLTIAERWEEKAHLCLEARQKHPPATLEAIIREAENIPVHLPNIQALKEALAKARAWIADVDEIQNGDHYPCLDDLEGLVAVGRDLPVGLEELRQLELQVLTAHSWREKASKTFLKKNSCYTLLEVLCPCADAGSDSTKRSRWMEKELGLYKSDTELLGLSAQDLRDPGSVIVAFKEGEQKEKEGILQLRRTNSAKPSPLASSTTASSTTSICVCGQVPAGAGALQCDLCQDWFHGRCVSVPRLLSSPRPNPTSSLLLAWWEWDTKFLCPLCMRSRRPRLETILALLVALQRLPVRLPEGEALQCLTERAISWQGRARQALASEDVTALLGRLTELRQQLQAEPRPEEPPNYPAAPASDPLREGSGKDMPKVEGLLENGDSVTSPEKVALEEGSGKRDLELLSSLLPQLTGPVLELPEATRAPLEELMMEGDLLEVTLDENHSIWQLLQAGQPPDLERIRTLLELEKAERHGSRARGRALERRRRRKVDRGGEGDDPAREELEPKRVRSSGPEAEEVQEEEELEEETGGEGPPAPIPTTGSPSTQENQNGLEPAEGTTSGPLAPFSTLTPRLHLPCPQQPPQQQL, encoded by the exons GCCCAGACGAGAGTGAAACTGAACTACTTGGACCAGATTGCCAAATTCTGGGAAATCCAGGGCTCCTCCTTAAAGATTCCCAATGTAGAACGGCGGATCTTGGACCTCTACAGTCTCAGCAAA ATTGTGGTGGAGGAAGGTGGTTATGAAGCTATCTGCAAGGACCGTCGGTGGGCTCGGGTAGCCCAGCGCCTCAACTACCCACCAGGCAAAAATATTGGCTCCTTGCTACGCTCCCACTACGAACGCATTGTTTATCCCTATGAAATGTACCAATCTGGAGCCAACCTTGTG CAGTGTAACACACGTCCATTTGATAATGAGGAGAAGGACAAGGAATACAAACCCCACAGCATCCCCCTACGACAGTCTGTGCAGCCTTCCAAGTTCAACAGCTATGGCCGGCGGGCCAAGAGACTGCAGCCTGAT ccGGAACCCACAGAGGAAGACATTGAAAAGAATCCAGAGCTGAAAAAGCTACAGATCTATGGGGCAGGCCCCAAGATGATGGGCCTGGGCCTCATGGCCAAGGACAAGACTCTGCGGAAGAAAG aTAAGGAGGGGCCCGAGTGTCCCCCCACAGTAGTGGTGAAGGAGGAGTTAGGTGGGGATGTGAAGGTGGAGTCAACTTCGCCTAAGACCTTCCTGGAGAGCAAGGAGGAGCTGAGTCACAGCCCTGAACCCTGCACCAAGATGACCATGAGGCTGCGGAGGAACCACAGCAATGCCCAGTTT ATTGAGTCATATGTCTGCCGGATGTGTTCTCGAGGGGATGAGGATGACAAGCTCCTGCTGTGTGATGGCTGTGATGACAACTACCACATCTTCTGCCTGCTGCCTCCTCTGCCTGAGATCCCCAAGGGTGTCTGGCGGTGCCCAAAGTGTGTCATGGCG GAGTGTAAGCGGCCCCCAGAAGCCTTTGGCTTTGAGCAGGCTACCCGGGAATACACTCTGCAGAGCTTTGGCGAGATGGCTGACTCCTTTAAAGCTGACTACTTCAACATGCCCGTGCAT ATGGTGCCCACAGAACTTGTGGAGAAggagttctggaggctggtaaATAGCATTGAGGAAGATGTGACTGTTGAGTATGGAGCTGACATCCATTCCAAAGAATTTGGCAGCGGTTTCCCTGTCAGTGACAGTAAACGGCACCTAACCCCTGAAGAGGAG GAGTATGCTACCAGTGGTTGGAACCTAAATGTGATGCCGGTGTTGGAACAGTCTGTACTGTGCCACATCAATGCAGATATCTCTGGCATGAAGGTGCCCTGGCTCTACGTGGGCATGGTCTTCTCAGCCTTTTGCTGGCATATTGAGGATCACTGGAGTTACTCCATTAACTACCTCCACTG GGGTGAGCCGAAGACCTGGTATGGGGTGCCCTCACTTGCAGCAGAACATTTGGAAGAGGTGATGAAGAAGCTGACACCTGAATTATTTGATAGCCAGCCTGACCTCCTGCACCAACTTGTCACCCTCATGAATCCCAACACCCTCATGTCCCATGGCGTGCCA GTTGTCCGCACAAACCAGTGTGCAGGAGAATTTGTCATCACCTTCCCCCGTGCTTACCACAGCGGCTTCAACCAAGGCTACAACTTTGCCGAGGCCGTCAACTTTTGCACTGCCGACTGG TTGCCTGCTGGGCGCCAGTGCATTGAACACTACCGCCGGCTCCGGAGATACTGCGTCTTCTCCCATGAGGAGCTTATCTGCAAGATGGCTGCCTGCCCAGAGAAGCTAGACCTGAACCTGGCGGCAGCTGTGCATAAGGAGATGTTCATCATGGTGCAAGAAGAGCGGCGTCTACGAAAGGCCCTGCTGGAGAAG GGCATCACAGAGGCTGAGCGAGAGGCTTTCGAGCTGCTCCCAGATGATGAGCGCCAGTGTATCAAGTGCAAGACTACGTGTTTCCTGTCAGCCCTGGCCTGCTACGACTGCCCAGACGGCCTTGTCTGCCTTTCCCACATCAATGATCTCTGCAAGTGCTCCAGTAGCCGGCAGTACCTGCG GTATCGGTATACGTTGGATGAGCTTCCTGCCATGCTGCATAAGCTGAAGGTTCGGGCTGAGTCCTTTGACACCTGGGCCAACAAAGTGCGAGTGgccctggaggtggaggatgGGCGGAAGCGCA GCCTTGAAGAACTGAGGGCACTAGAGTCTGAAGCCCGTGAGCGGAGGTTTCCTAATAGTGAGCTGCTGCAGCAACTAAAGAACTGCCTGAGTGAGGCAGAGGCTTGCGTGTCCCGAGCTCTGGGACTGGTCAGCGGCCAGGAAGCTGG CCCCCACAGGGTGGCGGGTCTGCAGATGACCCTGGCTGAGCTCCGGGCCTTTCTGGACCAGATGAATAACCTGCCTTGTGCCATGCACCAGATTGGGGATGTCAAG GGTATTCTGGAACAGGTGGAGGCCTTCCAGGCTGAGGCTCGTGAGGCCCTGGCCTCACTGCCCTCCAGTCCAGGGCTACTGCAGTCCCTGTTGGAGAGGGGGCGGCAGCTGGGGGTGGAGGTGCCTGAGGCCCAGCAGCTCCAGCGGCAGGTGGAACAGGCGCGATGGCTGGATGAGGTGAAACGCACACTGGCCCCCTCAGCCCGAAGGGGCACCTTGGCTGTCATGCGAGGACTGTTGGTCGCGGGTGCCAGTGTAGCCCCTAGCCCTGCTGTGGATAAAGCCCAGGCCGAGCTGCAGGAGCTGCTCACCATTGCTGAACGCTGGGAGGAGAAAGCCCACCTCTGCCTGGAGGCCAG GCAGAAACATCCACCAGCCACACTTGAGGCCATAATCCGTGAAGCGGAAAACATCCCTGTTCACCTGCCCAACATCCAGGCTCTCAAGGAGGCTCTTGCTAAGGCCCGGGCCTGGATTGCTGATGTTGATGAGATCCAA AATGGTGACCACTACCCGTGCCTGGATGACTTGGAGGGCCTAGTAGCTGTGGGCCGGGACCTACCTGTGGGGCTGGAGGAGCTGAGACAGCTAGAGCTACAGGTACTGACAGCGCACTCCTGGAGGGAGAAGGCCTCCAAGACCTTCCTCAAGAAAAATTCTTGCTACACGCtgctggag GTTCTCTGCCCGTGTGCAGACGCTGGCTCAGATAGCACCAAGCGCAGCCGGTGGATGGAGAAGGAGCTGGGGTTGTACAAATCTGACACAGAGTTGCTGGGGCTGTCTGCGCAGGAcctcagggacccaggctctgTG ATCGTGGCCTTCAAGGAGGGGGaacagaaggagaaggagggtaTCCTGCAGCTGCGTCGCACCAATTCGGCCAAGCCCAGTCCACTGGCATCATCGACCACAGCTTCCTCTACAACCTCTATCTGTGTGTGTGGGCAGGTGCCGGCTGGGGCGGGAGCTCTGCAGTGTGACCTGTGTCAGGACTGGTTCCATGGGCGGTGTGTGTCAGTGCCTCGCCTCCTCAGCTCTCCGAGGCCCAATCCCACCTCATCCCTACTGCTGGCCTGGTGGGAATGGGACACCAAATTCCTGTGTCCACTGTGTATGCGCTCAAGGCGCCCACGcctggagaccatcctggcactGCTGGTAGCCCTGCAGAGACTGCCTGTGCGGCTTCCCGAGGGCGAGGCCCTGCAGTGCCTCACAGAGAGGGCCATCAGCTGGCAAGGCCGCGCCAGGCAGGCTCTGGCTTCTGAAGATGTGACTGCTCTGTTGGGACGGCTGACGGAGCTCCGCCAACAGCTACAGGCTGAACCCAGACCTGAGGAGCCTCCTAACTACCCTGCAGCCCCTGCTTCTGACCCCCTCAGAGAGGGCAGTGGCAAGGATATGCCTAAG GTCGAAGGCTTACTGGAGAATGGAGACAGTGTGACCAGTCCTGAGAAGGTAGCCCTGGAGGAGGGCTCAGGTAAGAGAG ATCTGGAGCTGCTGTCCTCGCTGTTGCCACAGTTGACTGGCCCTGTGTTGGAACTGCCTGAGGCCACCCGGGCCCCCTTGGAGGAGCTCATGATGGAGGGGGACCTGCTCGAGGTGACCCTGGATGAGAACCACAGCATCTGGCAGCTGCTGCAGGCTGGACAGCCCCCAGACTTGGAGAGGATCCGCACACTTCTGGAG CTGGAGAAGGCAGAGCGTCACGGGAGTCGGGCTCGGGGCCGGGCCCTGgagaggcggcggcggcggaagGTGGATCGGGGTGGGGAGGGCGATGACCCAGCCCGAGAGGAGCTAGAGCCAAAGAGGGTACGGAGCTCAGGGCCAGAGGCTGAGGAGgtccaggaggaggaagagctggaGGAGGAGACTGGGGGTGAGGGCCCCCCTGCACCCATCCCCACCACTGGCAGCCCCAGCACCCAGGAGAACCAGAATGGCTTGGAACCGGCGGAAGGGACCACTTCAGGCCCCTTGGCCCCTTTCTCCACTCTGACTCCCCGGCTGCATCTGCCCTGCCCACAGCAGCCGCCTCAGCAACAGTTGTGA
- the LOC105493792 gene encoding lysine-specific demethylase 5C isoform X9 — MEPGSDDFLPPPECPVFEPSWAEFRDPLGYIAKIRPIAEKSGICKIRPPADWQPPFAVEVDNFRFTPRIQRLNELEAQTRVKLNYLDQIAKFWEIQGSSLKIPNVERRILDLYSLSKIVVEEGGYEAICKDRRWARVAQRLNYPPGKNIGSLLRSHYERIVYPYEMYQSGANLVQCNTRPFDNEEKDKEYKPHSIPLRQSVQPSKFNSYGRRAKRLQPDPEPTEEDIEKNPELKKLQIYGAGPKMMGLGLMAKDKTLRKKDKEGPECPPTVVVKEELGGDVKVESTSPKTFLESKEELSHSPEPCTKMTMRLRRNHSNAQFIESYVCRMCSRGDEDDKLLLCDGCDDNYHIFCLLPPLPEIPKGVWRCPKCVMAECKRPPEAFGFEQATREYTLQSFGEMADSFKADYFNMPVHMVPTELVEKEFWRLVNSIEEDVTVEYGADIHSKEFGSGFPVSDSKRHLTPEEEEYATSGWNLNVMPVLEQSVLCHINADISGMKVPWLYVGMVFSAFCWHIEDHWSYSINYLHWGEPKTWYGVPSLAAEHLEEVMKKLTPELFDSQPDLLHQLVTLMNPNTLMSHGVPVVRTNQCAGEFVITFPRAYHSGFNQGYNFAEAVNFCTADWLPAGRQCIEHYRRLRRYCVFSHEELICKMAACPEKLDLNLAAAVHKEMFIMVQEERRLRKALLEKGITEAEREAFELLPDDERQCIKCKTTCFLSALACYDCPDGLVCLSHINDLCKCSSSRQYLRYRYTLDELPAMLHKLKVRAESFDTWANKVRVALEVEDGRKRSLEELRALESEARERRFPNSELLQQLKNCLSEAEACVSRALGLVSGQEAGPHRVAGLQMTLAELRAFLDQMNNLPCAMHQIGDVKGILEQVEAFQAEAREALASLPSSPGLLQSLLERGRQLGVEVPEAQQLQRQVEQARWLDEVKRTLAPSARRGTLAVMRGLLVAGASVAPSPAVDKAQAELQELLTIAERWEEKAHLCLEARQKHPPATLEAIIREAENIPVHLPNIQALKEALAKARAWIADVDEIQNGDHYPCLDDLEGLVAVGRDLPVGLEELRQLELQVLTAHSWREKASKTFLKKNSCYTLLEVLCPCADAGSDSTKRSRWMEKELGLYKSDTELLGLSAQDLRDPGSVIVAFKEGEQKEKEGILQLRRTNSAKPSPLASSTTASSTTSICVCGQVPAGAGALQCDLCQDWFHGRCVSVPRLLSSPRPNPTSSLLLAWWEWDTKFLCPLCMRSRRPRLETILALLVALQRLPVRLPEGEALQCLTERAISWQGRARQALASEDVTALLGRLTELRQQLQAEPRPEEPPNYPAAPASDPLREGSGKDMPKVEGLLENGDSVTSPEKVALEEGSDLELLSSLLPQLTGPVLELPEATRAPLEELMMEGDLLEVTLDENHSIWQLLQAGQPPDLERIRTLLEVMPLMNGD; from the exons GCCCAGACGAGAGTGAAACTGAACTACTTGGACCAGATTGCCAAATTCTGGGAAATCCAGGGCTCCTCCTTAAAGATTCCCAATGTAGAACGGCGGATCTTGGACCTCTACAGTCTCAGCAAA ATTGTGGTGGAGGAAGGTGGTTATGAAGCTATCTGCAAGGACCGTCGGTGGGCTCGGGTAGCCCAGCGCCTCAACTACCCACCAGGCAAAAATATTGGCTCCTTGCTACGCTCCCACTACGAACGCATTGTTTATCCCTATGAAATGTACCAATCTGGAGCCAACCTTGTG CAGTGTAACACACGTCCATTTGATAATGAGGAGAAGGACAAGGAATACAAACCCCACAGCATCCCCCTACGACAGTCTGTGCAGCCTTCCAAGTTCAACAGCTATGGCCGGCGGGCCAAGAGACTGCAGCCTGAT ccGGAACCCACAGAGGAAGACATTGAAAAGAATCCAGAGCTGAAAAAGCTACAGATCTATGGGGCAGGCCCCAAGATGATGGGCCTGGGCCTCATGGCCAAGGACAAGACTCTGCGGAAGAAAG aTAAGGAGGGGCCCGAGTGTCCCCCCACAGTAGTGGTGAAGGAGGAGTTAGGTGGGGATGTGAAGGTGGAGTCAACTTCGCCTAAGACCTTCCTGGAGAGCAAGGAGGAGCTGAGTCACAGCCCTGAACCCTGCACCAAGATGACCATGAGGCTGCGGAGGAACCACAGCAATGCCCAGTTT ATTGAGTCATATGTCTGCCGGATGTGTTCTCGAGGGGATGAGGATGACAAGCTCCTGCTGTGTGATGGCTGTGATGACAACTACCACATCTTCTGCCTGCTGCCTCCTCTGCCTGAGATCCCCAAGGGTGTCTGGCGGTGCCCAAAGTGTGTCATGGCG GAGTGTAAGCGGCCCCCAGAAGCCTTTGGCTTTGAGCAGGCTACCCGGGAATACACTCTGCAGAGCTTTGGCGAGATGGCTGACTCCTTTAAAGCTGACTACTTCAACATGCCCGTGCAT ATGGTGCCCACAGAACTTGTGGAGAAggagttctggaggctggtaaATAGCATTGAGGAAGATGTGACTGTTGAGTATGGAGCTGACATCCATTCCAAAGAATTTGGCAGCGGTTTCCCTGTCAGTGACAGTAAACGGCACCTAACCCCTGAAGAGGAG GAGTATGCTACCAGTGGTTGGAACCTAAATGTGATGCCGGTGTTGGAACAGTCTGTACTGTGCCACATCAATGCAGATATCTCTGGCATGAAGGTGCCCTGGCTCTACGTGGGCATGGTCTTCTCAGCCTTTTGCTGGCATATTGAGGATCACTGGAGTTACTCCATTAACTACCTCCACTG GGGTGAGCCGAAGACCTGGTATGGGGTGCCCTCACTTGCAGCAGAACATTTGGAAGAGGTGATGAAGAAGCTGACACCTGAATTATTTGATAGCCAGCCTGACCTCCTGCACCAACTTGTCACCCTCATGAATCCCAACACCCTCATGTCCCATGGCGTGCCA GTTGTCCGCACAAACCAGTGTGCAGGAGAATTTGTCATCACCTTCCCCCGTGCTTACCACAGCGGCTTCAACCAAGGCTACAACTTTGCCGAGGCCGTCAACTTTTGCACTGCCGACTGG TTGCCTGCTGGGCGCCAGTGCATTGAACACTACCGCCGGCTCCGGAGATACTGCGTCTTCTCCCATGAGGAGCTTATCTGCAAGATGGCTGCCTGCCCAGAGAAGCTAGACCTGAACCTGGCGGCAGCTGTGCATAAGGAGATGTTCATCATGGTGCAAGAAGAGCGGCGTCTACGAAAGGCCCTGCTGGAGAAG GGCATCACAGAGGCTGAGCGAGAGGCTTTCGAGCTGCTCCCAGATGATGAGCGCCAGTGTATCAAGTGCAAGACTACGTGTTTCCTGTCAGCCCTGGCCTGCTACGACTGCCCAGACGGCCTTGTCTGCCTTTCCCACATCAATGATCTCTGCAAGTGCTCCAGTAGCCGGCAGTACCTGCG GTATCGGTATACGTTGGATGAGCTTCCTGCCATGCTGCATAAGCTGAAGGTTCGGGCTGAGTCCTTTGACACCTGGGCCAACAAAGTGCGAGTGgccctggaggtggaggatgGGCGGAAGCGCA GCCTTGAAGAACTGAGGGCACTAGAGTCTGAAGCCCGTGAGCGGAGGTTTCCTAATAGTGAGCTGCTGCAGCAACTAAAGAACTGCCTGAGTGAGGCAGAGGCTTGCGTGTCCCGAGCTCTGGGACTGGTCAGCGGCCAGGAAGCTGG CCCCCACAGGGTGGCGGGTCTGCAGATGACCCTGGCTGAGCTCCGGGCCTTTCTGGACCAGATGAATAACCTGCCTTGTGCCATGCACCAGATTGGGGATGTCAAG GGTATTCTGGAACAGGTGGAGGCCTTCCAGGCTGAGGCTCGTGAGGCCCTGGCCTCACTGCCCTCCAGTCCAGGGCTACTGCAGTCCCTGTTGGAGAGGGGGCGGCAGCTGGGGGTGGAGGTGCCTGAGGCCCAGCAGCTCCAGCGGCAGGTGGAACAGGCGCGATGGCTGGATGAGGTGAAACGCACACTGGCCCCCTCAGCCCGAAGGGGCACCTTGGCTGTCATGCGAGGACTGTTGGTCGCGGGTGCCAGTGTAGCCCCTAGCCCTGCTGTGGATAAAGCCCAGGCCGAGCTGCAGGAGCTGCTCACCATTGCTGAACGCTGGGAGGAGAAAGCCCACCTCTGCCTGGAGGCCAG GCAGAAACATCCACCAGCCACACTTGAGGCCATAATCCGTGAAGCGGAAAACATCCCTGTTCACCTGCCCAACATCCAGGCTCTCAAGGAGGCTCTTGCTAAGGCCCGGGCCTGGATTGCTGATGTTGATGAGATCCAA AATGGTGACCACTACCCGTGCCTGGATGACTTGGAGGGCCTAGTAGCTGTGGGCCGGGACCTACCTGTGGGGCTGGAGGAGCTGAGACAGCTAGAGCTACAGGTACTGACAGCGCACTCCTGGAGGGAGAAGGCCTCCAAGACCTTCCTCAAGAAAAATTCTTGCTACACGCtgctggag GTTCTCTGCCCGTGTGCAGACGCTGGCTCAGATAGCACCAAGCGCAGCCGGTGGATGGAGAAGGAGCTGGGGTTGTACAAATCTGACACAGAGTTGCTGGGGCTGTCTGCGCAGGAcctcagggacccaggctctgTG ATCGTGGCCTTCAAGGAGGGGGaacagaaggagaaggagggtaTCCTGCAGCTGCGTCGCACCAATTCGGCCAAGCCCAGTCCACTGGCATCATCGACCACAGCTTCCTCTACAACCTCTATCTGTGTGTGTGGGCAGGTGCCGGCTGGGGCGGGAGCTCTGCAGTGTGACCTGTGTCAGGACTGGTTCCATGGGCGGTGTGTGTCAGTGCCTCGCCTCCTCAGCTCTCCGAGGCCCAATCCCACCTCATCCCTACTGCTGGCCTGGTGGGAATGGGACACCAAATTCCTGTGTCCACTGTGTATGCGCTCAAGGCGCCCACGcctggagaccatcctggcactGCTGGTAGCCCTGCAGAGACTGCCTGTGCGGCTTCCCGAGGGCGAGGCCCTGCAGTGCCTCACAGAGAGGGCCATCAGCTGGCAAGGCCGCGCCAGGCAGGCTCTGGCTTCTGAAGATGTGACTGCTCTGTTGGGACGGCTGACGGAGCTCCGCCAACAGCTACAGGCTGAACCCAGACCTGAGGAGCCTCCTAACTACCCTGCAGCCCCTGCTTCTGACCCCCTCAGAGAGGGCAGTGGCAAGGATATGCCTAAG GTCGAAGGCTTACTGGAGAATGGAGACAGTGTGACCAGTCCTGAGAAGGTAGCCCTGGAGGAGGGCTCAG ATCTGGAGCTGCTGTCCTCGCTGTTGCCACAGTTGACTGGCCCTGTGTTGGAACTGCCTGAGGCCACCCGGGCCCCCTTGGAGGAGCTCATGATGGAGGGGGACCTGCTCGAGGTGACCCTGGATGAGAACCACAGCATCTGGCAGCTGCTGCAGGCTGGACAGCCCCCAGACTTGGAGAGGATCCGCACACTTCTGGAG GTTATGCCCCTGATGAATGGGGACTAA